From the Burkholderia glumae LMG 2196 = ATCC 33617 genome, one window contains:
- a CDS encoding S10 family serine carboxypeptidase-like protein produces MKAKTPGLGFGSRRAIRQIGGVVLSLSALTLSACGGDGSDTNTVSLASLSNRPLTDTTAYSTSAGASLTASQATESAAVMHRQWKSGSTTVNYTSTTGHLIATDPNGTPEATMSYVAYTAPSQDGTPRPVTFFYNGGPGSSSVWLRLGSFAPTRVATPDPLLTNWPNFPLVSNDESLIGSTDMVFIDPPGTGFSEAIAPNTNKTFWGADSDVRVMRDFIRRYVTVNGRSNSPLYLYGESYGTPRTNMLALSLESAGVNLTGIVLQSSILNYFADPGETYAITNGDSSSNALELKYATDGMIGYFLGYAQVAAYFNQVSPAPTNLGTFALQIQNFVTAQYSQLAQYAPTFFFAGSPLVPNPTFPDNTTISNWSTQTNMSMASLSAYFGNDYYGTSLVPGSTIGRYDGRVILPNSDPRLAQDSDPSDILITQPFTNTLATQLPNELGYSAPNATYATLNDSIISAWDFSHAGQVVPDTIPDLLAALRLNPKLKVLSANGYHDLATPFFLTENQLARLQTVPGLQVNLQMTFYQGGHMIYLDDVARPQLRSDLVSFFKNQSIPNALSLAQLPAPWSDESPAGTPTLKAAAIAAR; encoded by the coding sequence ATGAAAGCAAAAACACCGGGTCTGGGTTTCGGATCGCGCCGCGCGATCCGGCAAATCGGAGGGGTCGTGCTGTCGTTGTCGGCGCTGACATTGAGCGCCTGCGGCGGAGACGGATCGGATACCAACACGGTATCGCTCGCTTCGCTGTCCAACCGTCCGCTCACCGACACGACCGCCTACTCCACGAGCGCCGGCGCGAGCCTGACAGCCTCGCAGGCCACCGAATCGGCGGCCGTCATGCACCGTCAGTGGAAAAGCGGCAGCACCACCGTCAACTACACCTCCACCACCGGCCACCTGATCGCGACCGATCCGAACGGCACGCCGGAGGCGACCATGTCCTACGTCGCCTACACCGCGCCGAGCCAGGATGGCACGCCGCGCCCCGTCACCTTCTTCTACAACGGCGGGCCCGGCTCGTCGTCGGTCTGGCTGCGGCTCGGCTCGTTCGCGCCGACGCGCGTGGCCACGCCCGACCCGCTGCTGACGAACTGGCCGAACTTCCCGCTCGTGAGCAACGACGAGAGCCTGATCGGCTCCACCGACATGGTGTTCATCGATCCGCCCGGCACCGGCTTCTCCGAGGCGATCGCGCCGAACACCAACAAGACGTTCTGGGGCGCCGATTCCGACGTGCGCGTGATGCGCGACTTCATCCGCCGCTACGTGACGGTGAACGGCCGCTCGAACTCGCCGCTCTACCTCTACGGCGAATCGTATGGCACGCCGCGCACCAACATGCTCGCGCTGTCGCTCGAATCGGCGGGCGTGAACCTGACCGGGATCGTGCTGCAGTCGTCGATCCTCAACTACTTCGCGGACCCCGGCGAGACCTATGCGATCACCAACGGCGACTCGAGCAGCAACGCGCTCGAGCTGAAATACGCGACCGACGGCATGATCGGCTACTTCCTCGGTTACGCGCAGGTGGCCGCCTACTTCAACCAGGTGTCGCCCGCTCCGACCAACCTCGGCACCTTCGCGCTGCAGATCCAGAACTTCGTGACCGCGCAGTACTCGCAGCTGGCGCAGTACGCACCGACCTTCTTCTTCGCCGGCTCGCCGCTGGTGCCTAACCCGACGTTCCCGGACAACACGACGATCTCGAACTGGTCGACCCAGACCAACATGTCGATGGCCTCGCTGAGCGCCTACTTCGGCAACGACTACTACGGCACCTCGCTCGTGCCCGGCTCGACCATCGGCCGCTATGACGGGCGCGTGATCCTGCCGAACAGCGATCCGCGACTCGCCCAGGATTCCGATCCGTCGGACATCCTGATCACGCAGCCGTTCACCAACACGCTGGCCACCCAGCTGCCCAACGAGCTCGGCTACTCGGCGCCGAACGCGACCTACGCCACGCTCAACGACAGCATCATCAGCGCGTGGGACTTCAGCCACGCGGGGCAGGTGGTGCCGGACACGATTCCGGATCTGCTCGCCGCGCTGCGCCTGAACCCGAAGCTGAAGGTGCTGTCGGCGAACGGCTATCACGATCTCGCCACGCCGTTCTTCCTGACCGAGAACCAGCTCGCGCGGCTGCAGACGGTGCCGGGCCTGCAGGTGAACCTGCAGATGACGTTCTACCAGGGCGGCCACATGATCTATCTGGACGACGTCGCGCGCCCGCAGCTGCGCTCGGATCTGGTCTCGTTCTTCAAGAACCAGTCGATCCCCAACGCGCTGTCGCTCGCGCAGCTGCCGGCGCCTTGGTCTGACGAGAGCCCGGCCGGTACGCCGACGCTGAAGGCCGCGGCAATCGCCGCCCGTTGA
- a CDS encoding DJ-1/PfpI family protein, with translation MPCRIALLMFPGVQALDLVGPHDVFAALPDTTLHRVAKSTAPLAAAHGLVMTPDTDFDACPDVDVLCVPGGSGVDELLLDDATLAFVRRAAASARYLGSVCTGALVLGAAGLLRGRRATTHWASLPLLAAFGAMPVQERVVRDGRLVTGGGVTAGIDFALTIARELHGEAVAQAAQLAIEYAPAPPFGAGCPATAPCAVVDAERARYAPIIAAREARVAQAAARLAADHPAR, from the coding sequence ATGCCCTGTCGAATCGCACTCCTGATGTTTCCCGGCGTCCAGGCCCTCGACCTCGTCGGCCCGCACGACGTATTCGCGGCACTGCCCGACACCACGCTCCACCGCGTCGCGAAAAGCACCGCGCCGCTCGCCGCCGCCCACGGCCTGGTGATGACGCCCGACACCGATTTCGACGCCTGCCCCGACGTCGACGTGCTGTGCGTGCCAGGCGGCTCCGGCGTCGACGAACTGCTGCTCGACGACGCGACGCTCGCGTTCGTGCGGCGAGCGGCCGCCTCGGCGCGCTACCTCGGTTCGGTCTGCACCGGCGCGCTGGTACTCGGCGCCGCAGGCCTGCTGCGTGGCCGCCGCGCGACCACCCATTGGGCCTCGCTGCCGCTGCTCGCGGCGTTCGGCGCCATGCCGGTGCAGGAGCGCGTGGTGCGCGACGGACGGCTCGTCACGGGCGGCGGGGTCACGGCCGGCATCGACTTCGCGCTGACCATCGCCCGCGAGCTGCACGGCGAGGCCGTCGCGCAGGCCGCGCAGCTGGCGATCGAATACGCGCCCGCGCCACCGTTCGGTGCGGGCTGCCCCGCGACGGCGCCGTGCGCAGTGGTCGATGCCGAGCGGGCCCGCTACGCGCCGATCATCGCGGCACGCGAGGCACGGGTCGCGCAGGCGGCCGCGCGGCTCGCGGCCGACCATCCGGCGCGCTGA
- a CDS encoding DUF1272 domain-containing protein: MLELRPICEHCATPLPPEAPQARICSYECTFCAACVEQVLYHVCPNCGGGFAPRPIRPAQRLGRHPPATQAIHRPVDPIAHAAFAARCAAGADERRAE; this comes from the coding sequence ATGCTGGAACTACGCCCGATCTGCGAACACTGCGCGACACCGCTGCCGCCCGAGGCGCCGCAGGCGCGCATCTGCAGCTACGAATGCACGTTCTGCGCCGCCTGCGTCGAGCAGGTGCTGTACCACGTCTGCCCCAACTGCGGCGGCGGCTTCGCGCCGCGGCCGATTCGCCCCGCGCAGCGCCTGGGCCGCCATCCGCCCGCGACGCAGGCGATCCATCGTCCGGTGGACCCGATCGCGCACGCGGCGTTCGCGGCCCGCTGCGCGGCTGGCGCCGACGAGCGCCGTGCCGAATGA